The Pollutimonas sp. M17 sequence CGTGGTCAGGCGTTCGCCAAAAGCGCGATTTCCGGTCTGGTCGTGGTTCTGTAAAAAGAAAACGAAAGCCGAGGGGGGCAGGCCGGCACTGGGCTCGCCGCGCGGCCGGCCATCGCGCCAGGCGCTGGGCTGTCCCTGGTACAGGAAGCCCTCTCCCAGGCAGCGGGCCAGCTCGCCTGCGCAATCCCCGCCATAAGCGGAGTAATAGCCCTGGCTCTCGCCCGTCAGGATCCGATGCAGCACATGATGGGCGTCATCGTTCCACTGCGCGTCGAACCCCTTTCCGAGCAGGCTGGCGGCATTGTCGTCGTTTTCCAGCACCAGGTGCACATGACGCCCCGGATCGAGATGGCTGCGGACAAAATCGGCCATTTCGGGCAGCCATCCCGGCTCCGAGATTGCATGCACGGCATCCAGGCGCAAACCGTCGAAACGGTATTCGCGCAGCCAGTACAGGGCGTTCTCGGCGAAGAAAGCACGCACCTGATTTCTGCGGAAGTCGATCGCCGGCCCCCATGGGGTCATCCGATCCTCCCGGAAGAATTCGGGCGCATAGCCGGACAGATAATTTCCTTCCGGGCCGAAATGGTTGTAGACCACGTCCAGGAATACCTGCATGCCCATGCCATGCGCCGTATCCACCAGCAGGCGCAGATCGTCGGGACTGCCGTAGGCGGTGTCGGGCGCATACGGCAGCACGCCGTCATAGCCCCAATTGCGCGGACCGGGGAAGTCGGCCACCGGCATGAGTTCGATGGCCGTTATCCCCAGTTCGGACAAGTCGGCCAGCCGCTCCTGGACGCCGCGAAAACCGCCGGCCAGCCCGGCATGGATCTCGTACAGCACGGTCTGCTCCCAGGGCAGCCCGCGCCACTCCTTGTTGCGCCATGAATAGGCCGTGGTGTCGGAGACGATGCTGGCATCGTGGATGTCGCCATCCTGCAATCGCGAAGCGGGATCGGGCACGCGCAAGGTTCCGTCGACATGGTACCGATAGCGCGTGCCCGGCGCGCAGGCGCAGGTCAGTTCGTGAAAGCCCTGCGCGACGGCCTCCATGGGCCGGGCAGGCTGGCCGTCCAGCTCCAGGCAGACCTGGCGGGCGCTGGGCGCCCATAGACGAAAGCGCGTCAGCCCTTTTCCCACGCATACCGCGCCGAAGCTGTAGTCGTAGCAATCGCCCTGGCCGACGTCAGACATGGCGATGCTCCGCCTGGCCGGTAAAGGCAAGCAGCACCAGGCCATGGGCGCGTACGGTCTGGCTGTCCGCCCGCACAGGGCCCGGCATGGCCTCGGGGTGGGCCGTATCCAGTTCACGAGTCCAGGAAAAGTCCTGCGCGGGCAGCTGGAATTCGATGTCCTCGTCTCCGGCGTTGACCAGCAACAATGACATATCCACGTCCTCATCCGCCACGCAGGCGCGCCGCAGGCCCAGAACACGCCCCTCGGCATAATCCCATGCCGGCGGACTCATCGCCTGGCCGTCCATGTCGAACCAGGCAACCCGCGCCAGGCCGGGCAGGACGTCTGCGTCCCCATCCAGGAAACGGGGCATGCGCAAGGACGGATGCGCGCGCCTCAGCGCGGCCAGCCTGCCCATGAAGGCCATCAAGGCGCGTCCCTCGGGCTCCGCGGCCTGGGCCCAGTCCAGCCATGATGTCTCGTTGTCCTGGCAATAGGCGTTGTTGTTGCCGTCCTGGCTGTTGCCGAATTCGTCGCCCGCCAGCAGCATCGGGGTGCCGTTCGAGAAAAAGACGGTGGCCAGCATGGAGCGCAGCACACGGTCGCGCAGAGCCGACACCTGCTCGTCTGTGGCGGGTCCTTCCTCGCCCCAGTTGTTGCTGAAGTTCTCGCCATGCCCATCGGCATTGTCGTCGCCATTCGCTTCATTGTGCTTGTCGTTGTAGCTGACCACGTCCCGGGCCGTGAAGCCATCGTGCGAAGCCAGGAAATTCACCGAGGCCCAGGGCCGGCGGTGGCGGCGGTCGAAGACGTCGGGCGTGCCCATCAGCCATCCGGCCAGGTCGCCGCGCAGGCCAGCCTCGCCCGCCCAGAAACGGCGGATGCCGTCCCTGAACTTGTCGTTCCACTCCGCAAAGCCCGGCGGGTGGTTGCCCAGCTGATAGCCGTCGGGCCCCGTGTCCCAGGGCTCGGATATCAGCTTCAGGCGCGACAGGACCGGGTCCTGGACGATGGCGTCGAAGAACCCCGAACCCGGGTCGAAGCCGGTACCCTCGCGTCCCAGGGTGACGCCAAGATCGAACCGGAAACCATCGATGCGGTAGCTTTGCGCCCAATAGCGCAGGGAGTCCATCACCATTTGCAGGACGCGCGGGTGCGACAGGTTCACCGTGTTGCCGCAACCGGTGTCGTTGATGTAGTAGCGCTCCTCGCCGGGTATCAGCCGGTAGTAGCTGGCGTTGTCCAGCCCGCGCCACGACAGCGTCGGACCCAGCTCGTTGCCTTCCGCCGTATGGTTGTAGACCACGTCCAGGATGACTTCGATACCGGCGCTTTGCAGGCGCCGGATGGCCATGCGCAAGTCGTTGGTCTTGCCGTGGGTCAGGTAGGCCGGCTCCGGCGCGAAGAAGGCCAGCGTGTTGTAGCCCCAGTAGTTGCGCAAGCCGCGTTCGACCAGGAAGTGATCCTGCAGGAAGGCGTGTATGGGCATCAGCTCTATGGCCGTTACGCCCAGCTTGTGCAGATGATCGATGAAGCGCGGGTTGGCCAGCCCCTCGCAGCTGCCGCGCAGCTCGCGCCGCAGATCGTCCCGGCGCATGGAAACGCCGCGCACATGGGCCTCGTAGATGACGGTTTCCGCCCATGGCGTATACGCGCGGCTTTGCATGCCCCAATTGAAGTTCTCGCCCGTGACCACGCACTTGGGCACGAGGGCGGCCGAATCGCGCCTGTCCAGGCTGAGGTCCGCCTTGGGATGCTGGACGCGATAGCCGAACAGAGCGTCCGACCAGCGCAGCGGGCCGTCCAGCTTGCGCGCATAAGGATCGATCAGCAGCTTTTGCGGATTGAAGCGATGCCCCCGCTTCGGGTCGTAGGGGCCGTATGCCCGATACCCATACAGCAAGCCCGGTTCGGCATCGGGCAGGTAGCCGTGCCAGATCTCGTCGGTGCATTCGGGCAGCGTGTAGCGCCGCAGTTCCTTGCGGCCCCTGGCATCGAAAATGCAAAGCTCGATCTTGCTGGCACTGGCTGAAAAAACGGCAAAATTCACACCCAGGCCGTCGCTGATCGCGCCCAGCGGATAAGGGAGCCCGGGCGCCAGGCGTTCCGGCAATGCACCAATGATCATGATCCGCCCTCCGCGATGAAAACCAGGGTCGCCAGCGGCGGAAGCGTCAGCTCCAGCGACTGTCCGTACCCGTGCGCGGGTTCCGCCGCCGTGTCGGCCGAACCCGCATTGCCCACGCCCGACCCGCCGTACGCCTGCGCGTCGGTGTTCAGGCGCTCGGCCCAGCGCCCTGCGATGGGCACGCCTATGCGGTAGCCCATGCGCGGCACCGGCGTCATATTGCTGACGATCAGCGCGGTCTGCCCCTCATGGCGGCGCAGGAATGCGAAGACGCTGTTGCTGTCGTCGTCGCCCACGATCCATGCAAATCCTTCGGGAACGGCGTCGCCCCCATAAAGCGCCGGCGTATTCCGGTACAGCATATTGAGATCGCGCACCAGCGCCAGAACGCCCGAGTGCATGTCATCGTTCAGGGCGCCCCAATCCAGTTGCGCATCGTGGTTCCATTCGCTTTCCTGTGCCAGCTCGCCGCCCATGAAAAGCAGTTTCTTGCCCGGGTGCGTCCACATGAATCCGTAGTAGGCGCGAAGGTTGGCGTAGCGCTGCCACCGGTCGCCGGGCATCTTGCCCACCAGCGAGCCCTTGCCATGCACGACCTCGTCGTGTGAAAGCGGCAGGATGAAATTCTCGGAGTACGCATAGATCATTCCGAACGTCATATCGTGATGATGGTAGCGGCGGTGCACCGGATCGTGCGCCATGTAGCGCAAGGTATCGTGCATCCAGCCCATATTCCATTTGTACTGGAAGCCCAGCCCGCCTTCGCCGGCGGGGCGGCTTACGCCCGGCCAGGCGGTGGATTCTTCCGCGATCACGATCGCGCCCGGGCAGGCCTGGGCCACGCCGGCGTTCAGTTGCCGCAGGAAGTCCACCGCCTCCAGGTTCTCGCGCCCGCCATGGCGATTGGGCGTCCATTGCCCCGGTTCGCGGCTGTAATCCAGGTACAGCATCGACGCCACGGCATCCACCCTCAGGCCATCCACGTGATAGCGCCTCAGCCACTCCAGCGCGCTGGCCAGAAGGAAGTTGCGCACTTCGTTGCGGCCCATGTTGTAGATCAGCGTATTCCAGTCCGGGTGCAAGCCCTGCCGGGGGTCGGCATGCTCGTACAGCGCCGTGCCGTCGAACCAGGCCAGGCCATGGGGATCCGATGGGAAGTGCGCCGGCACCCAGTCCAGGATCAGGGCCAGTCCGGCCCGGTGGCAGGCATCCACGAATCCCGCAAACTCGGCGGGCGTCCCGTAACGGGCCGAGGGCGCAAACATGCCCAGGGGCTGGTAGCCCCAGGACCCGCCGAAAGGGTGCTCCGTGATCGGCATCAGCTCCAGATGGGTGAAGCCCATGCGGGTCGCATGCTCGATCAGGCGCGGGCCGACCGTGGACCACAGGCTTCCTTCCTCCGCCGGGTGCATCCATGAGCCCAGGTGCGCCTCATAGATGGAGATCGGCGCATCCGCCGCCTGCCTGCCGCCGCGCTCGCGCATCCACTCCGCATCCGTCCAGTCGAAATCGGCCGGATCGCTCACGACGGAGGCCGTGGCGGGCGGCAGTTCGGTCTGGCGCGCCAGGGGGTCGGCCTTCAGCGCCAGCAGTTCGCCGCCGGCGCCCAACAGCTCGAATTTATACAGTGCGCCCGCAGCCACGCCCGGAACGAACAGTTCCCATACGCCGCATTCCGGACGCAGGCGCATGGGATGACGGCGGCCGTCCCAATCGTTGAAACTTCCCACCACGGCAACGCGTCGGGCATTGGGCGCCCACACGGCAAAGCGGGTTCCCTGGGTTCCGTCCAGCGTCATGACATGCGCCCCCAGGCAGTCGGCAAGCCGCCAGTGGCGCCCTTCCGCGATAAGGTGCATGTCAAGCTCGCCCAACAGCGGTTGCTCTCCAACGGCCGGTTTGCGCGTGTCGCCTCTGGACGGTTTCGTGTTTTCCCGCTTCATGGCTGGGCCTTGTCCTTGTCATGGTCGATTCGTCCCGCCAGCAGGCGCCGGGCGGCGCGAAGCAGGCCCTCCAGCGGAATGCCCAGCCAGTCGGGACGGTGTGCGGCTTCGTAGCAGATTTCGTAGGCGGCCTTTTCCAGCAAGGCCAACTCCAGCAAGGGCCCACGGTCGTTGGCGGGATGTGCAGGGGCTCCGTCGGGCGGATGGCCCGAGGCCTCCCGGGCCCCTTGCCGATACCCCTCCAGAAATGACGTCGTGGCGCTCGAGCAGAACTGCTCCAGCAGTATGCGTCTTTGCTGCGGCAGCGCGGCCGCCCCCATGGGAACGGGGACCAGGCCGCCGCCCTCGCCGGACGCGGCATCCGCGGCGCCCAACTCCGCGCTTGAGCCCGATGCCAGAAAAGCCGCGCAGGCATAGTCAAAGGACCGCAACAGGCCGGCCACATCGCGCCACGGACAGCTTTTTCCGCGGCGCTGCTCCAGGGAACGCGCCGGCTCGCCCTCGAAGTCGATCAGATACACATCGTTCTGGGCAATAAGCACCTGGCCCAGGTGAAAGTCGCCATGGATGCGGGTACGCATCGTACCGGCCAGCGCCAGTGCCTGGATGCCGATTTCCTCCAGCAATATCTTCTTCAGCGACTTGAGCTCTTCAAGCTGCAGGGCCGCGGCTTCCGAAAGCGCGGACTTGCCGGCGGCCGCGGCCTTCAGGGCGGCGTTCACCAGATCCCGGATATCCCTGGCCCATGCCTGCGCATCGTCCCTGCCGGCCTTTTCAGGCGTGAAGGCCGGGTCGTCGCTGGGCAGGGCCAGCATGGCATGCAACTGCGCCAGGCGCTGCCCTATGGTCGAGGCAATGGTCGTATAGCCCAATAGATCTTCCCGGTAGTCGGCCTGGCTTTCACCGGTCAGCGCGGCATTTTCAAGCGTGCGCTTCAGATAGTCCTGAGTCCAGCCCCAGGCATCGCCCTGATTCGGTATGCGCGCATGCAGCAGGGCCAGCGTATGCGGCGTTCCGTCCTCATCCACGCGCACGAGTTCGCCGAGCAGCGCGGCGGAGTTGCCGTAGCCCAGCTGAGTCAGCTGGCGGGTCATTTCAGCCTCGGGATGCACGCCCGCCGTCACATGCCGCAACAGTTTCAAAACGGCCAGGTCGCCCAACAGCATCGAACTATTGGATTGCTCTCCATGAAACCAATCGACGGTCAGGTCCGCAGGCCAGTCCACGGCCCGCAGCCCGGGCTCCGCCCGGAAATGCAGCACGAAACGTCCACGGCTGACATCGATGGATATCTGCCGCTCTTCCCGCCAGTTCTCCAGCAAGGCCTGCGTGAATTCGGGCATGGAATAGGCATCGGTGGCCAGGCCCAGCTCCGAACCCCGGCGTACACGGGCCATGGCATACTGAGCCGGCATGCCTTCGACCGTTTCGGACCAAAGCAGGGCCAGCGGCAGGAAATAGCGTTCGGAGCCGTCTCCGCCCGGCACGTCGAATTCGGCCAGGAACAGCTCGCCCTGATCGGCGGAGCTCGCCGGCAGCGGGACGATGTAGGCAATTCCGACGGAAGCGGGAGCCTGCCCGCCGGCATACCATCGCTGACGCTCAAGATAGAGCGGCAGCACCTGATTGCACAAGGCCTTCCGCGATCCTTCCACCAGCTGATAGCCCGCCTTGCGGCGCAATACCAGGGTCAGGTATTCCGGCATTTGCTGCGGGCTGCTCGCATGCCAGGCGGGCGGCGCGGCGCTGTCGCTAAGCTGGAACCAGTAAAAGCCATAAGGCGGGAGCGTAAGCAGATAAGGCAATGTGCCGATGGTGGGGAATGGAGTGCCGCCCAGCAGCTCGATGGGCACCCTGCCCGCCATGGCGGCCAGATCCAGCTCGACCGGCTGCGAAGCATCGGAGAGATTGGCCACGCATAGCAGCACGACTCCCTCGTGCTCGCGCAGGTAGGCCAGGATCTTCCGGTTGCCCGGAAACAGGAAACGCAAGCTGCCACGTCCGAAAACATGGGATTGCTGGCGCTTGGCCAGCATGCGGCGCGTCCAGTTGAGCAGGGAATGGGGATCGCGCTGCTGCGCCTCGACGTTGACCGCCTCATACCCATAGAGAGGCCCCATCAGCACCGGCAGCGACAGCCTCTCGGGGTCCGCCCGCGAAAATCCGCCGTTGCGGTCGGGGCTCCATTGCATGGGGGTTCGGACGCCGTCGCGATCGCCCAGATGGATATTGTCGCCCATGCCGATCTCATCGCCGTAATACAGCACCGGCGTGCCCGGCATGGACAGCAGCAGGCTGTTCATCAGTTCGATGCGGCGCCGGTCGCGCTCCAGCAGCGGCGCCAGGCGCCGGCGTATTCCAAGGTTGATGCGCGCGCGCCGATCGACGGCGTAGACGTCCCAAAGGTAGTCGCGTTCGCTGCTGGTCACCATCTCCAGCGTCAGCTCGTCGTGATTGCGCAGGAAAATGGCCCACTGGCAGCCTTCCGGGATCTCCGGCGTCTGCTGCATGATGTCGGTGATCGGCAAACGGTCGGCCCGGGCAATGGCCATATACATGCGCGGCATCAATGGAAAATGAAACGACATATGGCATTCGTCGCCCTGGCCGAAGTATTCCTGCGCGTCCTCGGGCCACTGGTTGGCTTCCGCCAGCAGCATGCGGCCGGGGTACTCTTTGTCCAGGGCTGCGCGTATGCGCTTGAGAATCTCATGGGTTTCCGGCAGGTTCTCGTTGTTGGTTCCCTCGCGCTCGACCAGATAGGGCACGGCGTCCAGCCGCAAGCCGTCCACCCCCATGTCCAGCCAGAATCGCATGACGCCGATCACCGATTCCAGCACCCGCGGATTATCGTAGTTCAGGTCGGGCTGGTGCGAATAGAAGCGATGCCAGAAATAGGCGCCCGCCACAGGGTCCCAGGTCCAGTTTGATTTTTCGGTGTCGCAGAAAATAACGCGCGTTCCCGCATAAGCCTGATCGTTGTCGGACCAGACGTAGAAGTTACGTGCCGCCGACCCCGGCTTCGCGCGCCGCGCGCGCTGGAACCAGGCATGCTGGTCCGATGTGTGATTGACGACAAGCTCGGTAATGACGCGCAAGCCGCGCGCATGGGCGGCCCGTATGAGTTTCCTGACGTCGGCCAGCGATCCGTAATCTTCGTGCACGCCGCGGTATTGGGCGATGTCATAGCCGTCATCCAGCCTGGGGGAGGGATAAAAAGGCAGCAGCCATATCGTATTGACGCCCAGGCTGGCGATGTAGTCCAGTTTGGCGATCAATCCGGCGAAATCGCCCTGGCCGTCATCGTTCGCATCGAAGAACGACTTGACGTGCAATTGGTAGATGACCGCATCCTTGTACCAGAGCGGATCCTGCATTTGCTCGGCCCTGTCTTTTGTTGCCTGGGTCATGAAGCCCCTCTTTCAATGCCCTGTCCTGCCATGGGAGCGCCCATTCCCGGCTCCTTCCATACTCCACAACAGGAAGGGGCGCTCGGGCGCCAGTTCGATGCGATGGTGCATGCCCCGCAAGCTGAAACGCCGGTCGTCGTACAGCTCGCGCATCAATGTCGCCTCCTCGTCCTGCAAGCCCCATTCCCACAAAGGCAGCTCCAGCGTCCCGGTCTGGCGGGCGAACGGGTCCAGACTGATGGCGACCAGCACTGTGCTGTCCCCTTCCGGAGCCGTCTTGGAGAAGAAGAGAATCCGGTCATTGTCGACCTTGTGAAACCGTATCCCCAGATGGGATTGAAGCGCGGGATTCTGGCGGCGCAGCTGATTCAGGCGGGTGATTTCCGCAATGATGTTTCCAGGACGGTCCCAGTCCCAGGAACGCAGCTCGTATTTCTCCGAGTCCTGGTATTCCTCCTTGCCGGCCAGGCTGCGCGCCTCGCAAAGCTCGAAGCCGTTGTACATGCCCCATAAGCCGGATGTCGTGGCCGCCAGCGCAGCCCGGATCAGGAAGCCCGGCCTGCCCGAAGTGTGCAGGAAGCCCGGATTGATGTCGGGGGTATTGACGAAGAAATGCGGCCGGAAGCAGTCCGCCGCCGGCGGCGAGTTCAGTTCGTTCAGGTAATCCGTAAGTTCCTGCTTGCCGTGGCGCCAGGTGAAGTAGGTATAAGACTGCGTGAATCCAAGCTTGGCCAGCCTGTACATCATCTTCGGCCGCGTAAACGCTTCGGACAGGAACAGCACGTCGGAATGCTCGGCCTGAACCTGCGCAATCAGCCATTGCCAGAAAGGCAGCGGCTTGGTATGCGGATTATCCACCCGGAACACGCGCACCCCCTGGCGTATCCAGAACAGCACGGTGTCGCGCAAGGCCCGCCACAAGGCCATTTGCGGCGTTGCGTCGGCCGGGTCGGCATAGAAGTCCGGGTTGACGATGTCCTCGTAGCGCTTTGGAGGATTCTCGGCATGGCGCAGGGACCCGTCGGCGCGCCAATCGAACCAGTCGGGATGTTCCGTCAACCAGGGATGATCGGGCGAACACTGAATCGCGAAATCCAGCGCGATTTCCAGGCCATGATCGTGCGCGGCGCGCAGCAGTTCCCGGAAGTCGTCCAGCGTGCCCAGACTGGGATGCACCGCATCGTGCCCCCCTTCGGCGGCACCGATGGCATAGGGGCTGCCGGGGTCGTCCGGAGCCGCCGACAAGGCATTGTTGCGGCCCTTGCGGTTGGTCTGCCCGATGGGGTGTATGGGCGGGAAATACAAGGTATCGAACCCCATGTCCCGAATGGCCGGCAGCCGGCCGATCACATCCCGGAAAGTCCCATGGACGCCCGGGGACGGGCTTTGGGAACGCGGGAAGAGCTCGTACCAGCTGGAAAAACGCGCTTCCCGCCTGTCCACGGTCAGCGGATAAACGGCGGCGCAAGCCTCGAACGGGCGACGATCGGCGGCGCGCATGACACGCTCGGACGACTCGGACAGCAGAATGCGGACCTGCTCGGGGGTGGCGGGCGGCAAGGGGCGGGCGTCCGGCTTTTGCGCCGATAAGCCCGTCAGCGACAATCCACGCCGCGGACGGGGCTTGTTTCCCTGGGGACGGCCCACGGCGCGCAGCAGCGCTGCAACTTCCGCCGCGACCTCCGGCATATCGTCCTGCGTATGCTCCAGCGCCGCCGCGACAAGAATGCGGCCCTCCTCGACATCCAGCGACACGTCCTGGCCGGCGTCCCGCTTTTTCATCAGGCCGTGGCAATATGAGCCCCAGACGTCATGCCAGGCCTGAACGGTATAGCAGTGCCGGCCCAGGCGTTCGGGCATGAACTCCGCTTCCCACCGGTCATTCCCCAGCGAGCGCATTGCGACCCGGCGCCACTGGGCTTCATCGGCGGCTTTCCACAACAGCCATACGGCAATGCGGTCATGGCCGTCCATGAATACATCGGCCTGCACCCGCAAGGCATCGCCGATCGCCCGCTTTACAGGAAACCGCCCGCCGGCAATGCGCGGCATGACATCTTCGATGGCGATGCGCGGCCCGTGCATGGGCGGCTCGCTTGGCGCGGACGGATCCGGCTGGCGCCCGCTTGCCTTGACCGGCGAGGCGGCCACCACAGGCAGCACCATCGCCCCCGCCGCTTCCAGCGCCGCCGGAAGCGCTTCGCTTGCCTCTCCGGACAAGGTATGGCTGCCGGGCATGCGAGACATGAATACCCGCCGGTCCAGCACAGCCGGCGCTGCGTCGCCGGGGTTCAGCAGAAGCAGCTGCGCCGGGTCGCCTTCCCGAAACCAGGCGGTAAAGTCCGCGGCCGGCCCCGACAAGCGGCGCCATGCACGGGAATCCGCCGCGCTGCGCTTTGCAAGCCAGCGGTTCACCGCGATCACGGTCTCGTCGCCCGCCGCCTCTTCATAGCCTTCCGGCATCAGGATGCCGCCGCCGAAGAAGGCTGCCGCCCAAAGCCGCCTGCCTGCCTGCCGCGGGCCCGCACTCCATGACTCAGGACCAGGGCGCGCGTCCTCGGCGACCACCGTCTGGATCACGGGCGCCACCCGCCGCAAGCGATCGGATTCCTCCAGCAGCCACGGCGCCCGGTAATCCCACCATGCCGCGGAACCGAAAGTGGCGTCGAATCCGCCAGCCGCCAATGCGTCCACCCGTCGTGGCGCCAAGCCGGGCGTCCAGGCCAGAAAGGAACAATCGGGATGTCCCGCATGCGCCCGGCCTATCAGGGTTTGCCAACCCTGGGCGGACATCGACGCGGGATCCAGGCAGCGAAAGCCTCCGACGCCGGCATCCAGCGCTCCAGCGAGCGTTTGCGCCCAGCGCTCCAGGTCGGCCTCGCCGGCATCGTCCAGCGTCAGGTCCAGCAGCAGCTGGACGCCGTGGCGTCGGGCCGCGCCCGCCGCCGGCGCCGGCTCCCGCAGCGGGCCGGCCAGCACGCAGTCGAACCCCAGTGCCCTGGCCCGCGCGCATCGCGCATCCCACCAATGGGGCTCCAGCGCGCCAGCCTCGGGCGAGGCCGGAGGCGGCGAGGCGTGATAGATGCGCATGGCGGTCATGCGGCCGAGGCCTCATGGCCGGCCGTGGACGCTGTCCTGGCGTCCTTGCGCAGGTGACCCGCCAGGACGCCACCGGCCGACTCGGGGAAATACCCGGCAAGCGCCGCATTGGCCGCCGCCGGCTGCCAGACACGTCCCGGCAGGATTCGACGATAGCGCTCCGGAATGCGACCCAGCGAGACATCCGGCCTGAGGGACTGGTAAACGCTCAGATAAGAGGGCGCGGTCTTGGCCCAACTGAAGTCGGCGCGCATGCCATTGGCCTGCATCGCGCTCCAGATTTCAGGCATGCCGCGCAGCGCCATGGCGCGATCTATGGCCAGGGCCATATCGCGCGGATGAGCGCCTTCGAAAAGAATGCCGGTTGCGCTGCGCATGGCGCCGGCCGGCCTGTGCATGCCGGGGTCCAGGATGGTGTCCGCCATCCCGCCGACCCGCGACCCGATAGGGACCGTGCCGTAGCGCATGGAATACAAGGGCGTCAGCCCGAAAGGCTCGAACCGGCTTCCATGCAACAGGATGTCGGCGCCCGCATGCAGCAAATGCGCCTGTGCTTCATCGAAGCCGATATGCACGCTGCAACGGCCCGGATAGCGCTGGGCGAGTTCCGCCAGCGCCTTTTCCAGCCTTTTTTCTCCCTGCCCGATTATGCAGGCTTGCAGATCCGGATGCTTGTCCAGCGCGATCGGAATGGCCTCGACCGCCACGTCGGCCATTTTCTGGGTGGTGAGCCGGCTGCCCATGGCCATCACCGTGGCGTCCGGGTTCCGCGCCAATCCAAAAGCCTGTTGCAGGTCGTGCTTGCAGGCTACCTTGCCGGCCATCCTGCCCACGCCGAAGCTGCAGCCACGCAGATATTCGTCGGCTTCGGGGTTCCACAGCGCCGTATCGATGCCATTGGGAATGGACACCAGGTCGCCGCGCCGATCCGCCAGGGCTCCCTCCAGGCCGCAGCCGAATTCGGGAGTCAATATTTCACGCGCGTAATTTTGGCTTACCACGGTAATCAGGTCGGCACAGCGTATGCCGGCCTTGAGAAAGTTCAGCTGCCCCCAGAACTCCAGCCCCGCATCATTGCAATAACGATCGGCTATGCCCAATTCGCCGGCCAGCGACATGGGAAAGATGCCCTGGAAGGCCACATTGTGCAAGGTAAGCACCGTTTTCACGCCTTCCACACCAAGCTGGCGCATTACCAGGGGCGCCAGGGCGGCATGCCAGTCATGCGCGTGCACGATATCGGGGCGTGCCACGGTGTCCACCCCTTGCGCGATGTGCGCGGCCGCATGCGCCAGCGCCGCAAACCGGACGGCGTTGTCGCCGTAATCGGTGCCGTCCGGGGCCGCATAAAGCCCTTCGCGGTCATACAGGGCATCGTTCTTCAACAACAATACCGGCATTTTCAGTTCCGGACATTCGGCGGCCAGCAGAACCGCCTCCCCGCCAGGTATGCCGTGGAGCACGGCGGCACGGCGCACGTGGCGCACATGCCTCAGCGTATCGCGGTAAGCGGGCAACAACAGAGTCACACGCACTCCGCATTCGCCCAGCGACTGCGAAAGCCCGCTGACCGCGTCCCCCAGTCCTCCGGTTTTTGCCAAGGGAAAAGCTTCGGATGAAACAGCCAGAATATTCAATGCCACGATCGTTCTCCAGTATCTGCCCCGATGGCCGGGCGTGCGCCGAAGCCGTGCCTGAAATTCGCTGGTAAAAACTGCGTGGAAACGTAATTCCTGCTGAAACGCGATTCCCGTGCAGTTCGAATGCTCCCATCAGGCCTGCCTGCTTCTGGCTGTATTCAAGCAAGCAGCGTGCCCGGCGCGCAGGCATGGCGATTGCCCCCGTATTGCGGCACCGCGCGGCACCGAATCCGCGCTTAACCAGGAGGCCGCCATGCAAGTTTTCAATATCGCACGTTTTCCAACCCTGCCTGCACCCGGGCTATGGGCTCATGTACCCGAGCCGCCGGAGCACGACCCCTCCATACCGCCGGACATTCCCCCTCCGGACGAGCCCGGCAAGGAAGTGGACTTGCCGCCTCGGGA is a genomic window containing:
- the glgA gene encoding glycogen synthase GlgA; its protein translation is MALNILAVSSEAFPLAKTGGLGDAVSGLSQSLGECGVRVTLLLPAYRDTLRHVRHVRRAAVLHGIPGGEAVLLAAECPELKMPVLLLKNDALYDREGLYAAPDGTDYGDNAVRFAALAHAAAHIAQGVDTVARPDIVHAHDWHAALAPLVMRQLGVEGVKTVLTLHNVAFQGIFPMSLAGELGIADRYCNDAGLEFWGQLNFLKAGIRCADLITVVSQNYAREILTPEFGCGLEGALADRRGDLVSIPNGIDTALWNPEADEYLRGCSFGVGRMAGKVACKHDLQQAFGLARNPDATVMAMGSRLTTQKMADVAVEAIPIALDKHPDLQACIIGQGEKRLEKALAELAQRYPGRCSVHIGFDEAQAHLLHAGADILLHGSRFEPFGLTPLYSMRYGTVPIGSRVGGMADTILDPGMHRPAGAMRSATGILFEGAHPRDMALAIDRAMALRGMPEIWSAMQANGMRADFSWAKTAPSYLSVYQSLRPDVSLGRIPERYRRILPGRVWQPAAANAALAGYFPESAGGVLAGHLRKDARTASTAGHEASAA